From the genome of Amycolatopsis sp. NBC_01488, one region includes:
- a CDS encoding DUF6480 family protein, with translation MSTERNHRDDSPATATPPDPDPAATPDLEPGGGVPLGSTPPDSAQTSGLSHPQPMPSKAMPAAWLVVIAVLTLMAAAFVVSLAAGWLKMW, from the coding sequence ATGTCGACTGAGCGAAACCACCGCGATGACAGTCCGGCCACGGCCACGCCGCCGGACCCGGACCCCGCCGCCACGCCCGACCTGGAACCCGGCGGTGGGGTGCCGCTCGGCAGCACACCGCCGGACTCCGCGCAGACGTCGGGGTTGTCGCACCCGCAGCCGATGCCGTCGAAGGCCATGCCGGCGGCTTGGCTCGTGGTCATCGCGGTGCTGACCCTGATGGCCGCGGCCTTCGTCGTGTCGCTGGCGGCCGGGTGGCTGAAGATGTGGTGA
- a CDS encoding xanthine dehydrogenase family protein molybdopterin-binding subunit: MTELLEPAAIGRSHTRRDGPAKVTGTAPYAFEVPVDNPLHCHPVQATIARGRCSRVGTVEAESLDGVLRVLTPFTSERLADTEDAELAVLQDREIPFRGRVIGLVVAETSETARHAADLVEVEYDTETADVTLSAERDDLYKPDKVNPSFPTDSAEGDVDAALRDADVTVEQTYTTAMYHNNPLEPHATTALWENGTLTLWDSTQGVHPVRQTVSKLFGLPADHVRVIGPYVGGGFGSKGTAHAHVVLAALAARAVPGRPVRLALTRQQMFSQAGYRTPTIQRMRLGAGQDGRLRAIGLDVVEQTSRIKEFAEQTALPARMMYAAPNRATTHRLAALDVPVPSWMRAPGECPGMFGPEVAMDELAAELGIDPVELRIRNEPERDPDTGNPFSSRNLVACLRTGAENFGWAERDPRPGVRRDGDWLVGTGVAASVYPAKRMPGSTAVVRFEDGRYVAEIGAADIGTGTWTVLPQIAADALGVPVERVEARIGDTAHPTATVAGGSTGTASWGSAVVAAARAFRDKYGEDPENGAEAQADMPENPDEDRYAMYAFGAQFAEARVNADTGEIRVSRLHGTFAAGRIVNPLTARSQFLGGMTMGLSMALHENSVLDPRFGHVVNHDLAEYHIAANADIGDLRADWLDEHDPHLNPMGSKGIGEIGIVGTAAAVANAVFHATGVRVRDLPITLDKVLAGLPD; this comes from the coding sequence ATGACCGAACTGCTGGAACCGGCCGCGATCGGCCGGTCGCACACCCGCCGCGATGGACCCGCGAAGGTCACCGGCACGGCGCCGTACGCCTTCGAAGTGCCGGTCGACAACCCGCTGCACTGCCACCCCGTCCAGGCCACCATCGCGCGGGGCCGCTGCAGCCGGGTCGGCACCGTCGAGGCGGAATCCCTCGACGGCGTGCTGCGCGTCCTGACGCCGTTCACGAGCGAGCGGCTCGCCGACACCGAAGACGCCGAACTCGCCGTGCTGCAGGACCGCGAGATCCCGTTCCGCGGCCGGGTGATCGGGCTCGTGGTCGCGGAGACCTCCGAAACCGCGCGGCACGCCGCGGACCTCGTCGAGGTCGAGTACGACACCGAGACCGCCGACGTCACGTTGTCCGCCGAGCGCGACGACCTGTACAAGCCGGACAAGGTCAACCCGTCGTTCCCCACCGACAGCGCGGAAGGCGACGTCGACGCCGCCCTCCGCGACGCCGACGTCACGGTGGAGCAGACCTACACGACGGCGATGTACCACAACAACCCGCTCGAACCGCACGCGACGACGGCGCTCTGGGAGAACGGGACGCTGACGCTGTGGGACTCGACGCAGGGCGTCCACCCGGTGCGGCAGACCGTCTCGAAGCTCTTCGGCCTGCCGGCGGACCACGTCCGCGTGATCGGCCCGTACGTCGGCGGCGGGTTCGGGTCGAAGGGCACCGCGCACGCCCACGTCGTCCTCGCGGCGCTGGCCGCCCGTGCGGTGCCGGGCCGGCCGGTGCGGCTCGCTCTCACGCGCCAGCAGATGTTCAGCCAGGCCGGCTACCGCACGCCGACGATCCAGCGGATGCGGCTCGGCGCCGGCCAGGACGGGCGGCTGCGGGCGATCGGGCTGGACGTCGTCGAGCAGACGTCGCGGATCAAGGAGTTCGCCGAGCAGACGGCGTTGCCCGCGCGGATGATGTACGCCGCCCCGAACCGTGCGACGACCCACCGGCTCGCCGCGCTGGACGTGCCGGTGCCGTCGTGGATGCGGGCGCCGGGGGAGTGCCCGGGCATGTTCGGTCCCGAGGTCGCGATGGACGAGCTCGCGGCCGAACTCGGCATCGACCCGGTCGAGCTGCGCATCCGCAACGAACCCGAGCGCGACCCCGACACCGGGAACCCGTTCTCCAGCCGCAACCTCGTCGCGTGCTTGCGCACCGGGGCAGAGAACTTCGGCTGGGCGGAGCGGGATCCGCGGCCGGGCGTCCGGCGGGACGGCGATTGGCTGGTCGGCACCGGCGTCGCGGCTTCGGTGTACCCGGCCAAGCGGATGCCGGGTTCGACGGCGGTCGTCCGGTTCGAGGACGGCCGGTATGTCGCCGAGATCGGCGCGGCCGACATCGGCACGGGCACGTGGACGGTGCTGCCGCAGATCGCGGCCGACGCCCTCGGCGTGCCGGTCGAGCGGGTCGAGGCCCGGATCGGCGACACGGCTCACCCCACCGCCACCGTCGCCGGCGGCTCGACCGGGACCGCGTCGTGGGGCTCGGCGGTGGTCGCGGCCGCGCGGGCGTTCCGCGACAAGTACGGCGAGGACCCGGAAAACGGCGCCGAAGCCCAGGCGGACATGCCGGAGAACCCGGACGAGGACCGGTACGCGATGTACGCCTTCGGCGCGCAGTTCGCCGAGGCGCGCGTCAACGCCGACACCGGGGAGATTCGGGTGTCGCGGCTGCACGGCACGTTCGCGGCGGGCCGGATCGTCAACCCGCTCACCGCCCGGTCGCAGTTCCTCGGCGGCATGACCATGGGCCTGTCCATGGCGCTGCACGAAAACAGCGTCCTCGACCCGCGCTTCGGGCACGTCGTCAACCACGACCTGGCGGAGTACCACATCGCGGCCAACGCGGACATCGGCGACCTGCGGGCGGACTGGCTCGACGAGCACGACCCGCACCTCAACCCCATGGGCAGCAAGGGAATCGGCGAGATCGGCATCGTCGGCACGGCGGCAGCGGTGGCCAACGCGGTCTTCCACGCGACGGGTGTGCGCGTGCGGGATCTGCCGATCACCCTGGACAAGGTGCTGGCGGGCCTGCCGGACTAA
- a CDS encoding FAD binding domain-containing protein: MKPFTLDRPESAADAVRAVAADPTAVYLAGGTNLVDHLKLGVAAPDRIVDVKTLTSAEIREHDGELVIGAGVRNSDLAADSRVRERYPVLAEALLSGASAQLRNMATTGGNPLQRTRCSYFQDVTTPCNKRSPGAGCSALGGATRYHAILGASEHCVATHPSDMAVALLALDARVHVLGPAGDRVVPFADLHRLPGDRPDRDTVLGHGDLITEITLPAASWARRSRYRKVRDRASYAFALVSVAAGVSLVDGVLDDVRVALGGVAHQPWRAYRAEEVLRGQRPSVELFRAAADAELADARPLDGVDGGNAFKIPLTRRTLAAVLRDLTADPTAEEPGR, translated from the coding sequence ATGAAACCCTTCACCCTCGACCGGCCGGAGTCCGCGGCCGACGCGGTGCGGGCCGTCGCGGCCGATCCGACCGCCGTGTACCTGGCCGGCGGGACCAACCTGGTCGACCACCTCAAGCTGGGCGTCGCGGCGCCGGACCGGATCGTCGACGTGAAGACGCTCACCTCCGCGGAGATCCGCGAACACGACGGCGAGCTGGTGATCGGCGCGGGCGTCCGCAACAGCGACCTCGCGGCCGACTCCCGCGTCCGGGAGCGGTACCCCGTGCTGGCCGAGGCCTTGCTCTCGGGCGCGTCCGCGCAGCTGCGGAACATGGCGACGACCGGCGGGAACCCGTTGCAGCGCACCCGGTGCTCCTACTTCCAGGACGTCACGACGCCGTGCAACAAGCGGTCGCCGGGCGCCGGCTGCTCGGCGCTGGGCGGCGCCACCCGGTACCACGCGATCCTCGGCGCGTCCGAGCACTGCGTCGCGACCCATCCATCGGACATGGCGGTGGCCCTGCTCGCTTTGGACGCCCGGGTGCACGTGCTCGGGCCGGCGGGGGACCGCGTCGTGCCGTTCGCCGACCTGCACCGCCTGCCGGGGGACCGGCCGGACCGCGACACCGTGCTCGGCCACGGCGACCTGATCACGGAGATCACGCTCCCGGCCGCGTCCTGGGCTCGCCGCTCGCGCTACCGCAAGGTCCGCGACCGCGCGTCCTACGCCTTCGCGCTGGTCTCGGTCGCCGCCGGAGTGTCTCTTGTGGACGGTGTGCTCGACGACGTGCGGGTGGCGCTGGGCGGGGTCGCGCACCAGCCCTGGCGCGCGTACCGCGCCGAAGAGGTGCTGCGTGGACAACGGCCATCGGTGGAACTGTTCCGGGCGGCCGCCGACGCGGAACTCGCGGACGCCCGCCCGCTCGACGGTGTCGACGGGGGAAACGCTTTCAAGATCCCGCTCACCCGGCGCACGCTCGCCGCGGTGCTGCGCGACCTGACCGCCGATCCGACTGCCGAGGAGCCGGGCCGATGA
- a CDS encoding (2Fe-2S)-binding protein has translation MTTTETAGASRTIELRVDGTAYRPAVDPRRTLLDLLREQLGVTSPKKGCDHGQCGACTVLLDGRRVLACLVLALTCDGADVTTAAGLADGDDLHPLQQAFLEHDGFQCGYCTPGQICSAAGLLTEFDAGAPSHVTASVSDTPQWTDDEIAERMSGNLCRCGAYVGIVAAIRQAGESR, from the coding sequence ATGACGACCACCGAGACCGCGGGTGCTTCCCGCACGATCGAGCTGCGGGTCGACGGCACGGCGTACCGGCCGGCCGTCGATCCGCGGCGCACCCTGCTCGACCTGCTGCGCGAACAGCTCGGCGTGACCAGCCCGAAGAAGGGCTGCGACCACGGCCAGTGCGGCGCCTGCACGGTCCTGCTCGACGGCCGGCGCGTGCTCGCCTGCCTGGTGCTGGCCCTGACCTGCGACGGTGCCGACGTCACGACGGCGGCCGGGCTGGCCGACGGCGACGACCTGCACCCGCTGCAGCAGGCGTTCCTGGAGCACGACGGTTTCCAGTGCGGCTATTGCACTCCCGGCCAGATCTGCTCCGCCGCCGGTCTGCTGACCGAGTTCGACGCCGGTGCGCCCAGTCACGTCACGGCGTCCGTCTCGGACACTCCACAGTGGACCGACGACGAGATCGCCGAACGGATGAGCGGCAACCTCTGCCGCTGCGGAGCCTACGTCGGCATCGTCGCCGCGATCCGGCAGGCGGGAGAGTCGCGATGA
- a CDS encoding zinc-binding dehydrogenase — translation MSMRAVVMTEFGDPDILSVEDVDRPEPGPGEILVRVVASGTNPVEAKIRQGVAMPGLELPAVLGGDVSGVVEAVGPGVREFSVGDEVFYTPELTTRSGSYAELNVVAAAIVAPKPRGLSHVEAAAIPLAGGTAWEAIVRRLAVRPGETVLVHAGAGGVGTFAVQFAIAAGARVLATAGPDNQDLVRELGAEPIDYHRDDPVDVAFERTGGAGADAVLDLVGGENLVKSCAATRAFGRIATVLPPKGELTPLYQRNQQLHGIMLTRERRRLEELTPVFERGQARPVVQEVLPLDQVRKVHERLDSGHGRGKTILDLT, via the coding sequence ATGTCCATGCGAGCGGTGGTGATGACGGAGTTCGGCGATCCGGACATCCTCTCGGTCGAGGACGTCGACCGGCCCGAGCCGGGGCCCGGCGAGATCCTCGTCCGGGTCGTCGCGTCGGGGACGAACCCGGTGGAGGCGAAGATCCGGCAAGGGGTGGCGATGCCCGGGCTGGAGCTGCCCGCCGTGCTCGGCGGTGACGTGTCGGGCGTGGTCGAGGCGGTCGGCCCGGGCGTCCGCGAATTCTCCGTGGGCGACGAGGTCTTCTACACGCCCGAGCTGACGACGCGGTCGGGCAGCTACGCCGAGCTGAACGTCGTGGCGGCGGCCATCGTGGCGCCGAAGCCGCGCGGGCTGAGCCACGTGGAGGCGGCCGCGATCCCGCTGGCCGGCGGCACGGCGTGGGAGGCGATCGTCCGCAGGCTCGCGGTCCGTCCCGGTGAGACGGTGCTGGTGCACGCCGGCGCGGGCGGCGTCGGCACGTTCGCCGTGCAGTTCGCGATCGCGGCGGGTGCCCGGGTGCTGGCCACGGCCGGCCCGGACAACCAGGACCTGGTGCGCGAGCTCGGCGCGGAGCCGATCGACTACCACCGGGACGACCCGGTCGACGTGGCGTTCGAGCGGACCGGTGGCGCGGGCGCCGACGCGGTGCTGGACCTGGTCGGCGGGGAGAACCTGGTCAAGAGCTGCGCCGCGACCCGCGCGTTCGGCCGGATCGCGACCGTCCTGCCGCCCAAGGGCGAGCTGACCCCGCTCTACCAGCGCAACCAGCAGCTGCACGGGATCATGCTCACCCGGGAACGTCGCCGGCTCGAGGAGCTGACCCCGGTCTTCGAACGCGGCCAGGCCCGCCCGGTGGTGCAGGAAGTGCTGCCGCTCGACCAGGTCCGGAAGGTCCACGAACGCCTCGACTCCGGGCACGGCCGCGGGAAGACGATCCTCGACCTCACCTGA
- a CDS encoding M1 family metallopeptidase, with product MRGAHRSRGHLVIISCALSAGLLAVTSPAADAAPAPLYSPGAPGAGDPYFPDMGNGGYDVSHYDIRLAFDPATKAINATTTILATATQDLSRFDLDFQGPLTISRLSVNGLNAAFTRSGAQELVITPPYGLRKGSPFVVSVTYSGVPQKIDDPALGLSGWVATKDGAVALNQPIGAATYYPVNDTTDDKATYTQTITVPTGLTVLANGEPGPTTTHDHLTTFRWSMNRPMASELSMLAIGDYDVTRGVTAGGLPDITAIGKSIDTRPGQGEVFNQTTAQIIQWESSMYGQYPFDSTGGILADVGVGYALETQSRPVYDQSTSDVDGDLLAHELGHQWFGDSLTPVHWSDIWLNEGFATYSEWLYQEKFNNVPVQQTFAKAYADEKDWSGEVADPGRDHIFDDLVYTRGAMTLQALRTKIGDRAFFEVLSLWPTAHRYGNVSTPQFIQFVERLTHRNLGSFFHTWLYQPGKPAL from the coding sequence ATGCGAGGCGCCCACCGTAGCCGTGGCCACTTGGTGATCATCTCCTGTGCGCTGTCCGCCGGTCTGCTGGCCGTGACGAGCCCGGCAGCGGACGCGGCGCCGGCGCCGCTGTACTCCCCCGGTGCGCCAGGCGCCGGGGATCCGTACTTCCCCGACATGGGCAACGGCGGCTACGACGTCAGCCACTACGACATCCGGCTGGCGTTCGACCCCGCCACCAAAGCGATCAACGCGACGACGACGATTCTCGCCACGGCCACCCAGGATCTCTCCCGTTTCGACCTGGATTTCCAGGGGCCGCTGACGATCAGCAGGCTCTCGGTGAACGGCCTGAACGCCGCCTTCACCCGCAGCGGTGCCCAGGAGCTGGTGATCACCCCGCCGTACGGTCTGCGGAAGGGCAGCCCGTTCGTCGTCTCGGTGACTTACTCCGGCGTCCCGCAGAAGATCGACGACCCCGCGCTGGGCCTCTCCGGCTGGGTCGCCACCAAGGACGGCGCGGTCGCGCTCAACCAGCCGATCGGCGCGGCGACCTACTACCCGGTGAACGACACCACCGACGACAAAGCGACCTACACCCAGACCATCACCGTGCCGACCGGGCTCACCGTGCTGGCCAACGGCGAACCCGGGCCGACCACCACGCACGATCACCTGACCACCTTCCGCTGGTCCATGAACCGGCCGATGGCCAGCGAGCTGAGCATGCTCGCGATCGGCGACTACGACGTCACCCGCGGCGTGACGGCCGGCGGCCTCCCGGACATCACCGCGATCGGCAAGTCGATCGACACCCGGCCCGGTCAGGGCGAGGTGTTCAACCAGACCACGGCGCAGATCATCCAGTGGGAATCCTCGATGTACGGGCAGTACCCGTTCGACTCGACCGGCGGCATCCTCGCCGACGTCGGCGTCGGCTACGCCCTCGAGACCCAGAGCCGGCCGGTCTACGACCAGAGCACCAGCGACGTCGACGGCGACCTGCTCGCCCACGAACTCGGCCACCAGTGGTTCGGCGACAGCCTCACTCCGGTGCACTGGTCGGACATCTGGCTCAACGAAGGCTTCGCGACCTACTCGGAGTGGCTCTACCAGGAGAAATTCAACAACGTCCCCGTGCAACAGACCTTCGCGAAGGCCTACGCCGACGAGAAGGACTGGAGCGGCGAAGTCGCCGACCCCGGACGTGATCACATCTTCGACGACCTGGTCTACACCCGCGGCGCGATGACACTGCAGGCGCTGCGCACGAAGATCGGCGACCGCGCTTTCTTCGAGGTGCTCTCGCTCTGGCCGACGGCGCACCGATACGGCAACGTCTCGACGCCGCAGTTCATCCAGTTCGTCGAGCGGCTGACCCACCGCAACCTCGGCTCGTTCTTCCACACCTGGCTCTACCAGCCGGGCAAGCCGGCACTCTGA
- a CDS encoding YciI family protein, translating to MKYLMLIYGNERIWNGTEPAGLAALIGEVDAFNERLRESGELVALNGLVPRARSVRMGPDAPVVTDGPYLEAKEYVGSYFIVDVDSEERALDIARSYPALRHSRGLGGGVEVWPLMERGGGDL from the coding sequence GTGAAGTACCTGATGTTGATCTACGGCAACGAGCGCATCTGGAACGGTACCGAGCCGGCCGGGCTGGCCGCGTTGATCGGCGAGGTGGACGCGTTCAACGAACGCTTGCGGGAGTCGGGCGAGCTGGTCGCCCTCAACGGGCTGGTTCCGCGCGCCCGGTCGGTTCGGATGGGGCCGGACGCGCCGGTGGTCACCGACGGGCCTTACCTGGAGGCGAAGGAGTACGTCGGGTCGTACTTCATCGTGGACGTCGACAGCGAGGAGCGGGCGCTCGACATCGCGCGGTCGTACCCGGCGCTGCGGCACAGCCGTGGTCTCGGCGGCGGCGTCGAGGTGTGGCCGTTGATGGAGCGGGGTGGCGGCGATCTGTGA
- a CDS encoding RNA polymerase sigma factor, translated as MTLEEPVEDLLRALVPQVLGTLVRRYGDFARCEDAVQEALIAAVDAWSQAGVPASPVGWLSTVAARRYVDQVRVDTARARRERAVADALPRDVLAAAPADLEPARDDLLELLFLCCHPALTASAQMALTLRAVGGLATPEIAAAFLVPDKTMGQRISRAKQRLREVGARFELPPEPERGPRVGVVLHVLYLVFNEGYSASAGTTLHRADLTREAVRLARRLHERLPGSGEAAGLLALMLLTEARSAARIGPDGELVPLAEQDRARWDRAAIAEGTDLLTRAMATLPLGPYQVQASIAALHDEAASVEDTDWRQILALYDILERSAPNPVVSLNRAVALGMVRGPQAGLAALRELETGVLAGHHRLLAVRAHLLEQAGERACAATAFQEAARLAGSVPEQRFLLRRAARCAAG; from the coding sequence GTGACGCTCGAGGAACCGGTCGAGGATCTTCTCCGTGCGCTGGTGCCTCAGGTGCTGGGCACGCTCGTGCGGCGGTACGGGGATTTCGCACGGTGTGAGGACGCGGTCCAGGAGGCGCTGATCGCCGCGGTGGACGCGTGGTCGCAGGCCGGCGTCCCGGCGTCTCCGGTGGGGTGGCTGAGCACGGTGGCCGCGCGGCGCTACGTGGATCAGGTGCGCGTCGACACCGCCCGCGCACGGCGGGAACGAGCGGTCGCCGACGCCTTGCCGCGCGACGTGCTGGCCGCGGCGCCGGCGGATCTGGAGCCGGCGCGGGACGATCTGCTGGAGCTGCTGTTCCTGTGCTGCCACCCCGCGCTGACCGCGTCCGCGCAGATGGCGCTGACCCTGCGCGCGGTGGGCGGACTGGCCACACCGGAGATCGCGGCGGCCTTCCTCGTGCCGGACAAGACCATGGGACAACGGATTTCCCGCGCCAAGCAGCGGCTGCGGGAGGTGGGTGCGCGGTTCGAGCTGCCACCGGAGCCGGAGCGCGGCCCCCGGGTGGGGGTGGTGCTGCACGTGCTCTACCTCGTGTTCAACGAGGGCTACAGCGCCAGCGCCGGGACGACGCTGCACCGGGCCGACCTCACCCGGGAGGCCGTGCGCCTGGCGCGGCGGCTGCACGAGCGGTTGCCCGGTTCCGGGGAGGCCGCGGGCCTGCTCGCGTTGATGCTGCTGACCGAGGCGCGCAGCGCGGCCCGCATCGGTCCCGACGGCGAGCTGGTCCCGCTGGCCGAGCAGGACCGGGCGCGCTGGGACCGGGCGGCGATCGCCGAGGGAACCGACCTGCTCACCCGCGCCATGGCGACGCTGCCCCTCGGCCCGTACCAGGTCCAGGCCTCCATCGCCGCCCTGCACGACGAAGCCGCCTCGGTCGAGGACACCGACTGGCGGCAGATCCTGGCGTTGTACGACATCCTGGAGCGTTCGGCCCCCAACCCGGTCGTGTCGCTCAACCGGGCGGTCGCGCTGGGCATGGTGCGCGGGCCCCAGGCCGGCCTGGCTGCCCTGCGCGAGCTGGAGACCGGTGTGCTCGCCGGCCACCACCGGCTGCTGGCCGTCCGGGCCCACCTGCTGGAACAGGCCGGCGAACGGGCGTGCGCGGCCACCGCCTTCCAGGAGGCCGCGCGGCTGGCCGGCAGCGTGCCCGAGCAGCGGTTCCTGCTCCGGCGGGCGGCCCGGTGCGCGGCCGGGTGA